A region of Anguilla anguilla isolate fAngAng1 chromosome 18, fAngAng1.pri, whole genome shotgun sequence DNA encodes the following proteins:
- the LOC118217578 gene encoding protein myomixer-like, which produces MPAALLLLRSLLVRLLGSRLAALAAQFLRRSLSLAAARLGSLLQRVWERVRSQESREAILSCVLCILNMHKKADN; this is translated from the coding sequence ATGCCAGCGGCGCTCCTCCTGCTGCGCTCGCTGCTGGTCCGGCTGCTCGGGAGCAGGCTGGCCGCGCTGGCCGCTCAGTTCCTCAGGAGGAGCCTGTCGCTGGCCGCCGCCCGCCTGGGGTCcctgctgcagcgcgtctgggaGCGCGTGCGATCGCAGGAGTCGCGCGAGGCCATCCTGTCCTGCGTGCTCTGCATTCTCAACATGCACAAGAAGGCGGACAACTGA